The Spirochaeta isovalerica genome includes a window with the following:
- a CDS encoding FecR family protein: MKKTIFALILIFALSLCLAAQEVTVREVSGRVEIQLAGQSWKTLSKGDVVPVAATISTGFQSRAVLLSPRATIVVQPLTRLTIDQLQDEGASNQTSLSLRTGRITAAVKKNETEPTRFQVRSPIATAAVRGTEFTFNGFQLQVTDGLVAFSSDGGRIVTVPVGASSEMQDGGIPQEVVDAIVEAVSVDPSAAIDTIIPLLDNLGFIDFSIDDLIVTIQ; the protein is encoded by the coding sequence TTGAAAAAGACGATTTTTGCTTTAATTCTAATATTTGCCCTGTCCCTCTGCCTTGCGGCTCAGGAAGTGACGGTCCGGGAAGTGAGCGGGCGGGTCGAAATCCAGCTTGCCGGCCAGAGTTGGAAAACGCTTTCCAAAGGGGATGTGGTCCCCGTCGCGGCGACCATTTCCACAGGATTCCAGTCCCGGGCTGTTCTGCTTTCGCCCCGTGCTACGATTGTGGTACAGCCGCTGACCAGGCTGACGATTGATCAGCTTCAGGATGAGGGGGCCAGTAATCAGACCAGTCTATCTCTTCGAACGGGTAGGATAACAGCCGCCGTTAAGAAGAATGAAACGGAGCCGACTAGGTTCCAGGTAAGGAGTCCCATTGCCACGGCGGCTGTCAGGGGAACCGAGTTTACTTTCAACGGTTTTCAGCTTCAGGTTACCGACGGCCTGGTAGCATTCAGCAGCGACGGAGGGCGGATCGTTACCGTTCCGGTAGGGGCTTCTTCGGAAATGCAGGACGGCGGTATTCCCCAGGAAGTTGTGGATGCTATTGTCGAAGCTGTTTCTGTCGACCCTTCCGCCGCCATCGATACGATTATCCCTTTGCTTGATAATCTGGGATTCATCGACTTCAGCATTGATGACCTGATTGTTACTATCCAGTAA